TCGGCCGGATCGGCGACGTTGGCGCCGACCGCCACCGCTTTGCCTCCCTTGCCCGTGATGTCGGCGACCACCTTGTCGGCGCCCGCCTTGCTGCTCGAGTAATTGACGACGACCGCGGCGCCCTGGGCCGCAAGTTCACGGGCGATCTCGGCGCCAATCCCTTTTGAGGCGCCAGTGACGAGAGCAACTTTACCGGCAAGCGTAGCCATGGGAGGAATCCTTAAGCGAGGCGGATGTGAAGGTGGGTAGTTGAACGTGTGGACGAAATAAAAGCCACCAACTTCGTCGATCAACGGCCGCTGTGGGGAACGTGGCGGCCTTCAGGTAGGTTTTCGATTGACCGACGAAGCTGGCTGGCACTGGACGATTGGTTCGTCTGGAGCTGGTTACGCAGCCGGTTCGCCAAGTGTTCTGTACCGTTCAGTAAAAAATATCCCGTGCGCCATTTGACTGCAAGTGCTATAATTTACTGATCGGTAAAAAAGGAGCATTCCCATGGCCGCTGGCAGACCCCGCAGTTTCGACGCCGACAAAGCGCTCGATCGGGCGATGCGCGTCTTCTGGCGCCGCGGTTATGAGGGCGCCTCGCTCCCCGAGCTGACCAAGGCGATGGGCATCAACCGCCCCAGCATGTACGCCGCCTTCGGCAACAAGGAAGCCCTCTTCAAGAAAGCGGTCGACCGCTATCTCGAAGAGCCGGCCGCCCACCTGGCCGCATGCCTCGCCGCCCCCACGATCGCCGAAGTCGCCAAGCGGCTGATCCTCGGCGCCGCCGAACGCTTGGGCTGCCCCAAAAACCCTCGCGGCTGCCTCATCATGAACGGCGCTCTCGCCTGCGGCAAAGAGTCCGAAGCGATCCGCCGCGACTTGGTCGCCCGTCGCGGCGAGCACGATCAAGCGATCCGCGCCCGCTTCGCGCAAGCGGCCGCCGCCGGCGAACTCCGCAAGGGCGTCGATCCCGACGCCCTCGCGCGTTACGTCTCGATGGTGATGCAAGGCCTCGCCGTGCAAGCCGCCAGCGGCGCCACGCCCGAGCAACTCCGCAGCGTCGCGGAAGTCGCGCTCGCCAATTGGCCGAAGTGAAAACTTAAAATCTTCTTCATCTTCGCGTTTTTTCGCAGATATCACGGCGCACAAGCAATCGCTCGACCGTCGAACGCCGAGCGCCATTGGGGTATAGTAGCGCTTTACTCCCATTGAACCGGAGGCCGACGACGATGCCTGCCGTGCTCGCCCCTCTTCGCACCGCGTGCTGCTTTCTCGCCTTCGCCGTCTGTTGCGCCGCGTGTGCCCCTGCCGGCGAGTTCAACCCGACGCTCAGCATCGGCGACGCCGCCCCCGCCTGGGAGAAACTCCCCGGCGTCGACGGCGAAGAACATTCGCTCGCCGATCTCGATCCCAAGCTGCCCGTCATCGTCGTTTTCATCTGCAACAGCTGCGACGTCGCAGCCGACTATGAAGACCGCATCATCGCCTTCGCCGAGAAGCACCAAGACGATGCCGCCGTCGTCGCCATTTGCGCAAGCGCCAAGCCAGCCGACGCCCTCCCCCGCCTCCGCGAACGGGCCGAAGCGAAAAAATTCCCGTTCATTTACCTACACGACAAGTCGCAACAAATCGGCCAAGCCTACGGCGCCAACTACACGCCCGAGTTCTTCCTGCTTTCCGCCGGCAAGCCAGACGAGCGCCGCATCGTCTACATGGGCGCCATGGACGACAGCACCTACGCCGACCAAGTGAAGGCGAACTACCTCGAACCCGCCCTCGCCGCGCTCCAAACCGGCAAAGAACCAACCACCAAAGAAACCGCCCCCCGCGGCTGCCGCATCAAGTATCCGCGCAAGAGAGAATAGAGGTCGTACGCCAAAGGCCAGTAACTCCGCCCGCCTCCATTCCCTTCAGCATTCCGCATTCATCCTTCAGCATTCGAACAATGATCCACTTCACCAAACCACTCCTCGTCGCGATCCTCCTCGCCATCCCCCCCGCCGCCCACGCCGAAGACCTCATCGGCCTCTTCCTCTCCTGGCAGCAAGATCCCACGACGACGATGACCGTCACCTGGGTCGACATCTACGCCCACAGCAGCCCGACGATTCTCTACCGCAAATACGACGGCAAGCCTCACTCCGCCGAAACCAAGTGGCAAAAGGCGACGCCCGCCGCGCAATCGACCGTCGGCCCCACGACGCTCCAGCTTCGCCGCACGAAACTCACCGGCCTCGAACCCGGCACGCGCTACGAGTTCGGCATCGGCGACAAGACCGAAGACGTCACCCACTTCTGGCGGTTCGACACGATGCCCGAGAAGCTCACCGAGCCGCTCACCTTCGTCGCCGGCGGCGACATGATGCATAGCCGCGAACTGCTCGACGACATGAATCGCGAGATGCAAAAGCTCGATCCCGACTTCGCCGTCCTCATGGGCGACATCGCTTACGAAAACGGCGTCTACGGCACCCACTGGATCGACTGGCTGCAGTCGTGGCGCCGCTACAGCGTCGGCAAAGAAAAGCGGCTCATCCCGCTCGTCATCGGCATCGGCAACCACGAAGTGAAAGGCCACTACAACGGCCGCATCCCGCAAGACGCCCCCTACTTCTACAGCATCTTCGCGTTGCCGGGCGAGCGCTCGTACTACGCCCTCGACTTCGGCAAGTACCTCTCGCTCGTCATCCTCGACACGCAGCACACGCAACCCGTCATCGGCCCGCAAGCCGACTGGCTCGGCAAAGCCCTGGCCGAACGCGGCGACCAGCAGTTCCTCATCGCCGGCTACCACTTTCCGGCGTTCGGCACGGCGAAGGGCCCGAAAGACGGCGGCGCCATCGACGCCCCGCTCGCCCTCGACCTGCAAAAGCACTGGGTCCCCAGCTTCGAACGCTACGGCATGACGGCCGTCTTCGAGAATGACCACCACACGTTCAAACGGACCCACCGCATCCGCAATCGCCAGCGCGACGACGAGAACGGCATCCTCTACCTCGGCGACGGCTGCTGGGGCGTCGAACCCCGCCCCGTCCCCAAACCAGGCGCCGCCTGGTGGCTGGCGAAGGCCGAATCCCGCAACCACCTCTGGCGCGTGGAACTCGACCCGAACGGCGAAGCGAAGTTCGAAGCGATCGACGCCGACGGCAAGGTGTTTGATGAGACGGAAATCGAAACCCCACGCACCAAACCGGTGGAGTAATTTCCCCCTCCTTCGAAGGGAGGGGAGCAACCGAGCACGCTCGCCAGTGGCGAGCGAGCGCAGGGCGGTAGTCCCCCGGACTGAGTCGCTTCAGCGACCAGTCTGAACCCACGCGCGCCCCTCCCACTCGTCCCCTCGCCCCATGAACACCCTCGCCCGCATCCTCATCGCTCTCGCCCTCTCGGCAATCCTCGCCGCCATCGCTGCCCCGGTTCTCTCTCACCCCCTCTTCCTCAGCAGCCAGCGCGACGCCCTCCGGCTCGGCCTCGTCGTCTTCGCGATCGCCGCGGCTATCTCTCTCCCGCTACTCCTCGCTCTCGGCCGCAAGCGTTAGGGTAATCGCCTTAACAATCCGTAGCGATCCGCCCACTCCAACGTCGATAGCACGCAAGATATGGTGCCGGCCCTGTCGCCTTGCGCATCGCGCTCCCTACACTGCCGAGATCACTCCTGGAGCCAAGTGCCATGGAAAAGACGAACGAAATGACTGCCGCCAACGCCGTCCCGCCGCTCCATTTTCCCCCTGCGACGCTCGCACGCACCTATGAAGCGGTTACTCCCTATCTCAGCTCTTACACCCGACAGGTCCACTGCTCTGCGTATCAACTCGCCAAAGCAACGCGTCTAGGCTACGAGGGAACTCAACACCTCATCATGGGCATCCTCTCCTCAGAAAGCCCGATCATGCGCGAGGTGCGGAGCGAGTTCATGGTCACTGCCGCAGACGTCTGGACCAGTCTCCGCGAGATGTTCGAGGACGATGGATTTGTGATGATGTGCAATCGGCCGCCGATGACGCCGCGCTGCAAACAGATCTTTTACGCCGCGTTCCAAACCGCACACGAGGCTCACCGCAAGGCCCGCGTCGCCGACTTCCTGGTCCACTTCTTCGACGACTCCAGCGGCGACGTCCCCCACGACGGCTACGTCCTCGGCGTCCTCGCCGACTTCGACCTCACGCAGGCAGCCGTGGTCTCCTTCATCCGCTCGCGCGAACACCTCGAACCGCCCATGCCGCCCGATCCACCGGCTCCGCCCGCCCCGCGTCCCGAACCGCGCGTCTGGAAATCCGCCACCGACCGCTACGCCGACTGGCGCATCCGCCTCGCCGCGACGCAGGAAGATCCGCCTGCATCTCAAAAATAAATCTGAAACCGCGTCCAAAACAAATTGCTGTGATGCTGCATCCCCCCCGGCCGGTACGGAATCGGCTGGGCGAACATCGCATGCTGCCAATCGAAGTAGATCTTCGTGAACTTGTTGAGATACCAGTTCACCCCCGAGTCGATCGTCTTCACATGCCCGGTCCACTCGTTGCGATCGGCGAAGCCCCCTGAAAAGATCTCGTCGCCGACGGTGAATTCGTCGTAGCGAGACTGCACTTCGATCGCTCCAAGGCCCCGTTTCTCGTCGCGCAAATCGAACGGGTGGAGCGGCTCGACGAACGTCCGCCGCGTCAGTTCCTCGCCGGTCAGGAAGTAACCGAACTGCGCGTGCCACCCATGCGTCGGCACCCGCAGGTACGGGTCGTCGCCGACCGAGTAGCTGTTGTACCCCGTCTCCCACCCGGTCATCAGCGTCAGCTGCTTGTAGTACAACGCCGAGTGGACGTCCCACAAATGCCGCGGCCCACGCTCGCGCACGTCGTCGTTCAGTTCTAAGAACCATGGCGCCGCCTCGTCGGCCCCTTCGCTGTCGGTCGCGTTAAGCGACGTCCAAAACTGCCGCGGCCGCGGCGCCTGATCTTGAATGCCGTAGGCCATCGAGCCGCCGACGTTCCAATACTTCAGCGCCGGCAGCTCTTCGTTATCTTGCAGCGGCCGCAGGTTGAGATACGCCAGCACGTCCTTGTCGGCGTTGAAATCGTAGTACTGATTCCGCGGCCCCGCCGACAACGCCACCGCGTACTCTCCCTTCTCATCCCCGCGCTCGCCATGCAGCATCAGCGCCCAGTTGCGATTGTAACCGTAGTTGATCGCAAACACCGACCGCTCGGGCGTCGGCAAGAATTGGTTGCTCAGCGCGTACCAATCGTACGTGTACGGCACGCGAAACCGGCCCACGCGAAATTGAAATCGCGAGTCGTAATTGAAATTGAAATAGGCGTCGAGCAAGTTGAGATCGCCCAACCCCTTGTTCACCGATACGCTGTACTCGATCGGCTCAGTAAGACTGCCGTTGAAGTAGAGCCGCATCCGCGAGGTGTAGAATCCGAACTGATTCACCGGCTCCGAGTCGTTCTGCTCGTATGCCCGCACGTCGAGCTGCGTTTCGTTGTGAAACGCCATGTCGAACTCGCCGTCGTGCGTCGTCCACTTAAAGCCTTCGCCGAACGTCGACGCCGTCCGCTGCTCCCCCTCGGCCGGCTCGGGCTCGTCGCCGCGAATGTCATCAGGCTGGTCGTCGAAACTCCACCGCGAACTCGGCCCCTGCCCGATCGGCCCGCCCCCGTTCGCAAACGCGCCTTCGCCGCCGCTGCCGGACGACCGGTCGAGCGCATCGTCCAGCGACGCCGTCATCGCCTCAACCTGCGACCGCAGCCGCTGGTTCTCGACGATCATTTCCTCATGCTGCGTCGCGAGCGCCGCATGATTTTGCTCAAGCTGCTGCAGCCGCGTTTCCAGCGAGACGACCGCCGGCGCCGTGGTGTCGATGGCGTTGCTGACCGACGCCGCATCCTCGGCAAGCGCGCCGCCGACTCCGAGAGCTAGCCATGCTGCCAAGAAGCAGCCAATCAATTGCTGGCGCCCGCGAATACGCATTCATGTCCCGAGAAGAGTGATGAGTCCCAACGCTCGACTTATCGGTCCACACTTGCGCGCCAGCCAGCAAACGCCCCGTTGCTGAGCTCGATTTTATGTTCGCTGCGCGTAGTCTTACAGAAGCGTAAGCTTCGCTCGCTAGCAACAGCGCATGCTGTTGGGCTCTTCACACCAATGTGGTCGAAGGCCCTATCCTCAATGCCGCGGACTGCGTCGCTTCAGCGACCAGTCTGAACCCGCGCACTACTCAATCTCGCTCTTGAGATTGCTCGCTTCGCGCTCCATCTTCCCCACATACTCGCCCTTCTGATCGAGCGAGTCGCTGATCTCGCGGCTACGGTCCGACGACAGCAGCGAGCCCGAACTAGGCGGCGGGGTCTTGCACCCAGCGAGAGCCAAAATCAGAAAGCAGGGGGTGAGCAGTTTGAGCATTGGGATACCAGCGGGCACAGCCGTGGCTGCGGAGAAGCCAAGCTAGATACGATTTTCGGCCACCACGGTCAACGCCACCCGGCGCCAGCGTCGGGCTACAGAGACTTACCACAACGACACGAAGAGCACGACGAATTGCAGACAATCGCTACTCGCACTCCTCGTCGTGCCTGCTGTGTCGCCGTGGTTAAATTCCAACTTTTGTGTTGAAACTAGGCCACCAATTATGCCATGCTCAATCCCACGCGGCGGCGATGGTGCGCATGCTCTGCGCTCGCTCGACGCAGCTCCGTGAGCATCCGTTCTTTGACAACTTCACCCGCACTACGACTGTCGCCGCCATCGTGCTGATGTCGCGTGATGTCGCGTTTGGTCGCTTAGTGTCGCCTCGCGACACGTGACAAGAGCGGCCGTCCGCCGCAACGCGTTCCACAGAAACGACTTAACCACGACGCCTTAGTGTCGCCTAAAATCGCGTTTTCGCTCGGAGCCGACGCGACAGGCGACACGACATCGCTCGCGACACGAGCCAGCCGCTTAGTAAACCGACGCGGCCGGCGGCTCACTTCATCAACTGCTGAATCCCCTTCATGAGGACCCCTTCGACGCTCGGCGCCACCCGCGACGCCCGGTCGCTCGTTTCGTAGCCCCCCTGGGCATACGAATCGTGCAGGCCGATGTAGCCCGAGCCGTAGTCGCCGTACGCCGCAACGCAGACTTCCGCATCGGGCCGCAGCCCTTGAGCCGCGAGTTGGTACTCGACGAACAGTTCGCCCGGAAGGTGGAGCAAATCGACCTCGCCGATCCGCAGCCGACCGAGCGTCACCTGCCGCCCCGCTTCGCACTCGCGCAGAAACTGCAGATGCCGCACCGCCTGCAGCCGGTCGAACTCGGGCAGTTTTTTATCCGCGATCGTCGCCGTGAGTTCCTCCGCATTGAGATGCTTCCCCGGCGGCAACGCGATCTGCTCGGTCGACCAATCGATTACCGTCGCGTCGTCAATCGGCTGCTTCTCGCTCGACTCCCACGCCGCCGCCATTCCCGCCGCGAGTCGCTTCGCAAGTTCCGGCCGCATCTCGGGCGTGCCATTGTTGTACTTCCCGGCGCCAATGTTCCCGCCCGCCCCGTTGAAGTGAACGTGCAGCGGCCCCGGCACGGCTTCCTCGCGCAGTGCGCGAGCCATCCCCGGGAAGTCGGCGTTCACGCGTCCCTTGCCGTAGTAGCTCTGCGGATGCGTCGCGTAGTAAGTGAGAATCGCGATTGGTTCATCCCCATTCCAGAACCCAATCGCGCGGGCCTGCGGATCGATGATTCCCTCGGGCTGCGCGACCGCTTCCGGATCGGTGCACGCCGTATAGCGCACCCATTTAACTTTTCCGTCTGGGCCGAGGCAGCGACGATTCGAGCCAACCCGCTCGACTTTCCCGCTGCCATGGCTTACATGCGTCACCGGCACAACCTTGCCGGTCGCTTCCTTCACCGCAGCCGCCGTACGAGCAATCGCTTCCCGCGCGAAATCGACGTTGAAAAGCTTCCCGCCTAGGCCGTACTCGCTCGCGAGCCGGTCGGCGCCGAAATCGCACCCCGGTGCATCATGTTGGTGGAGGGCATGAATCGCCACCCGCTCGGGCGTCGTCCCCGCCGCAGCGGCAATCGCTTCCTTGAAAGCGTCTTGCCCGTCGTTGCCGACGCCGACCCAATCAAGCGCCACGAGCACCACCGGCTGCTCATCTTTCGGCACAAGCACAACGCCCCGCGCGGTGAGCGGCCCGTCGATCGCCACGGCCGGATCGCACAGCGCATCGCACAACGGCGTCCCAATCGGCGGCGTCACATCAACCTTGAACGTCCCAACTGAAAGCCGCGGCGCCGCCGCATTGGCCCCCGCCGCCACCATCATCGCACCGACCAGCGCTATCCAATATCGCATACCACCTCCACAAAGCCGCGACCGGTGGTCGCGGGCATTTACACGTTACCAACGCCCACTCACAACTCACTCCGCAAATAAGCAATCAGATCCGCCATCCCCTGCACATCAATCTCGCGCTCAAACCCTTCCGGCATCAACGACAACCCAGTCGATTCCATCACATCGATGTCGGCCCGCGGCACCGTCTGCGTCGCCTTCTCCGCGCCGGTGAGCGTCACCGTGCTCGCCGTCTCCGCCGAGACGACGCCGCTGTGCGCCAGCCCGTCGACGGTCACGATGTTGTACTGAATGAACTTGGGGTCAACTTCGCGATTGGGATCGAGCACATTCACGAGCAGCGCCTCCGGCGTCCGCGTGACGACAGTCGCGAGGTCGGCGCCGACTTCGGTTCCAAATCCTTCGCGACGATGGCAGACCGCACAATTCTTTCGGAAGATCGCCCGCCCCTGCTCCGCGTTCCCCGCCAGTTGCGGCGCCTCGCGATACGCCTCCAGCACATCGGCTCGCGACGAAACGCCGCCAGCCAGCGCCTTAGCCGCCCGCTCGCGCACCTCGGCATCGGCATGCGTGGTGAGCCGCTGCGTCGTCGACGGATCAAGATCCCGCGGCGAAAGTTGTTCGCTTTCGATCGCCGCCACCAGCGCCGCCGCCGTCGCCGGCCGCGCGAGCAGCAGTTCCGCCCCCTGCAGCCGCAACGCGGGACTCATTCCTCGCCAAGCGGCAACGATCGGTTCAGCGATCGCTTGCTCATCGAACCCGCCGAGCGCCGCCAGCGCCGCCGCCTGCACCTCCTGCGGCTGATGCGGGGCGATCAACTCGCCAAGCAGCGGCACCACCGTTCCGAACTTGCCCATGCCGAGTTGGTTGATCGCCGCAACTCTCGCACTCGCTTCTGCATCGCCGTCAGCCGCCACTTGCAACGCGCTCGCAAGCATCGCCTCAACCAATGGCTCCATCGCTTCAACGCGATCGATCATCTCGCGCCGAACCTCAGCGGCCCGCCCCCCCGCGCCGCGCAGCGCGGCCGCCAACAAATCGCTCGCAAGCGATTGGTTCAATTTGCCGACTGCTTTAACATCCCTCGCCAACGATCGCAGTTCGTATTTTTTGCCACGAGCGCCAATCTGGCGGGCGAGTTCCGTGAGAAACCCTCTGCCAGCCGCAGTCGAGACGAATTCTTGGTCGGCAAGCAGCTTATGCAAGATCGCGTCGCTGCAGAGTTCGAGCGAACTTTGCACGGCAATTTGCATGTCAGCGTTGTCAACGTCGCGCTTGGCAATCTCCGCGAGCGCATCCATCCGCGCGGGTTCGCGGCAATCGCCCAGCGCGATGGCGACGCGATATCGCACGTTGAGCGCCGGATCATCGACCATTGCGATGATCGCCTCCTCCAGCAGAGGGCAACTGGACGAATGATTAACGTGATCCCGCAGCCGATGACTTGCCAGCCGCACGGCATGTTCGCGCATCTCGGCGTCGGCGTCTGCCAGCAACGTCGTCAGGTCGCTCACGAGCAACTGACGAGCATCGTGCAGTCCATAGAGAGCCAAAAGCCGTCCTTCAATCGGCGCAGCCTTGTCATTCAGCAATTTCGCAAGCTCATGCGAGGCGGCCAAATCTTGACGACGACTCAACAACCGCGCCGCCGTCGTACGATGCCAACCGTTCGGGTGCCTCAGCATCGCCACCAACTCCGCCGTCGTCTTCGCATCGCCCGGCAAGGCGCGCGAATACTGCTCACGCCGTTGCTCGTCCGTCCGGTCAGCGCGAATCGTTCGATACAACCGCCCTTTGTCGCGCCCGCTCGTGAGATCGAGATGCTGCTTGATAATCGGCGGCAAACTATCAGGATGCTCGATCACCTCGCGGTACATGTCGAGGATGTATAGATTGCCGTCGGGCCCGTTGGCGAACTGCACGGGACGGAACCAAATATCTTTCGACGCCACGAACTCCCGCTCCGGCGTCGCCCGCCGCGCGACCAGCGCGATATCGTCGCTCGCCGACTCAAGCGTCTTGCGATGGACCAGATTGCTCCCCACATCGCCGACGAAGGCGTTGCCGCGATACTCCGCCGGCCACGCATCGCCGGTGTAGATCGTCACGCCGGTCGCACTCGTGAAGTAACCAGCCGGCCGGCCGCCTCCCTCGACAATGCCGGGGACGATCCCCTTCGCCCGCAGCCGCGTGCGGATCTCGCGCCACGGCTCGACCGGGCTAATGCGAAAGACGTCGGCCGTCGGCCCCTCGACCGCGATGCTCCGCAGCGACGACGGTGCGTTGAGATACGGGTTGCGCGACAGGTCGGCATCTTCGTAGACAATCTGCTGGATATGGTTGCTGTTGTTGCATGTGAACTCACGCCCCAGCGGATCGATGAAGTAACCATGCTGGCTCGCCCCGCTCTCGGCGCGGATGTCGAGCGTCTTCGGATCGAACGAAAAGTTCCGCCCGCGGAGCACCAGCGGCTCAGCGTCAGGCTGATCGCCCCGCCGCAAATCGGCCCCGCAGCTGCTCACCGCGACGTGAATCCGGTTATCCAAACCCCAACGAAATGAATTCAGTAATCCCTGAACGTTATGCGTCCCAAACCCCGTGAACACGACCTTCCGCACCTCGGCTCGGCCATCGCCGTCGGCGTCCTTCAGGTACAGAATCTCCGGCGGCGCCCCCACGAACACCCCGCCGTCGTAGCAAAGAATCGCCGTCGGCCAGGCGAGTCCCTCGGCATAGACGCTGCTTTTCTCGAACCGGCCGTCATGGTCGGCGTCCTCCAGCACGCGAATGCAGCCGAGCATATCGTCGGGGTTCTCGCTGTAGCCGAGCATCTCGACCACGAACATCCGGCCATGCTCGTCGAAGTCGAGAGCGACCGGGTCGGTCGTCGCCGGCTCCGCAGCGGCCAATTCGAGGGCAAAACCAGGCTCGATCTCGAACGATTCGAGCGCCTTCTCCGGCCCGAGCGGCGCGATCCGCGGCAGGTCGCCCGAGTAATCTCGATCGATCGAATCATCCGCAGCGGCCGCCGCGACTGGGCTGGGCGACTCGGCCGACGCTGGCTGGGAATAGGCCTGAGCCAACAACAGAGCCAGCAACAAATGACGGAAAAGTGCATTCACCATGCCCCACAGCTTACATCGCGTCACCGCCGGCGACCACCTGCCGCTCGCCCTTTGCTACCAAACTTCCCGCTCGGCCCCGTTTTCAGGAATTCCTCCGCTCACCACCGTCTTGAAACGAGGGATGCTGTCCGAAAGCACGGAATCTCCTTGGCGGGCGTCAGCAAGTGCCGGCGTTCGCAATCGGACCTAATCGCCGGGAATTCCACGTTGACGCATCGACTTTAAACCACTCGCAACATGGCTCAATCGATGGCCTAATGAATCGCCAACAGGCGGTAAGGCCGCTTATAATTACGAGACTATGCCACACTCTCCTCTTGAGCGCGATCGCGCTCCCCAACGGCGTTGGCGGCGGTTCTCGTGCAAACTCGCGCGGCTGGCCGGCGTTTTGCTGGTCGCCACGCTCTGCCCTGCCACGCGCGGCGCCGAGCGAAAGATCGACTACAACCGCGATGTGCGGCCGATCCTCTCCGAGAACTGCTTCGCCTGCCACGGGTTCGACGAGGCGGGACGCCAAGCCGATCTGCGACTCGACGAAGCCGACTCGGCCCTGGCCGATCGCGACGGCCTGCCGGCGATCGTCGCCGGCGACGCCGAGGCGAGCGAAGCGTGGCGGCGGATCGCCAGCGACGATGAATTGGAAGTGATGCCGCCAGTCGACTCGCATCGCGAGCTCACGGCCGAGCAAAAGGGAATCTTGCGTAAGTGGATCGACGAGGGCGCCGTCTACGCGAAGCACTGGGCGTTTATCCCGCCGGTAAAAGCGCCGCTGCCTGAAGTAAAGCCTGCCGATTGGCCCCGCAACGAGATCGATCGGTTTGTGCTGGCACGTCTAGACGCGGAAGGCCTCCAGCCATCGCCCGCCGCTGACCGGCGGATGGTGATCCGCCGGCTATTTCTTGATCTGACGGGATTGCCGCCGGGCGC
This sequence is a window from Lacipirellula parvula. Protein-coding genes within it:
- a CDS encoding TetR/AcrR family transcriptional regulator — its product is MAAGRPRSFDADKALDRAMRVFWRRGYEGASLPELTKAMGINRPSMYAAFGNKEALFKKAVDRYLEEPAAHLAACLAAPTIAEVAKRLILGAAERLGCPKNPRGCLIMNGALACGKESEAIRRDLVARRGEHDQAIRARFAQAAAAGELRKGVDPDALARYVSMVMQGLAVQAASGATPEQLRSVAEVALANWPK
- a CDS encoding redoxin domain-containing protein; its protein translation is MPAVLAPLRTACCFLAFAVCCAACAPAGEFNPTLSIGDAAPAWEKLPGVDGEEHSLADLDPKLPVIVVFICNSCDVAADYEDRIIAFAEKHQDDAAVVAICASAKPADALPRLRERAEAKKFPFIYLHDKSQQIGQAYGANYTPEFFLLSAGKPDERRIVYMGAMDDSTYADQVKANYLEPALAALQTGKEPTTKETAPRGCRIKYPRKRE
- a CDS encoding purple acid phosphatase family protein; this translates as MIHFTKPLLVAILLAIPPAAHAEDLIGLFLSWQQDPTTTMTVTWVDIYAHSSPTILYRKYDGKPHSAETKWQKATPAAQSTVGPTTLQLRRTKLTGLEPGTRYEFGIGDKTEDVTHFWRFDTMPEKLTEPLTFVAGGDMMHSRELLDDMNREMQKLDPDFAVLMGDIAYENGVYGTHWIDWLQSWRRYSVGKEKRLIPLVIGIGNHEVKGHYNGRIPQDAPYFYSIFALPGERSYYALDFGKYLSLVILDTQHTQPVIGPQADWLGKALAERGDQQFLIAGYHFPAFGTAKGPKDGGAIDAPLALDLQKHWVPSFERYGMTAVFENDHHTFKRTHRIRNRQRDDENGILYLGDGCWGVEPRPVPKPGAAWWLAKAESRNHLWRVELDPNGEAKFEAIDADGKVFDETEIETPRTKPVE
- a CDS encoding OprO/OprP family phosphate-selective porin, which gives rise to MRIRGRQQLIGCFLAAWLALGVGGALAEDAASVSNAIDTTAPAVVSLETRLQQLEQNHAALATQHEEMIVENQRLRSQVEAMTASLDDALDRSSGSGGEGAFANGGGPIGQGPSSRWSFDDQPDDIRGDEPEPAEGEQRTASTFGEGFKWTTHDGEFDMAFHNETQLDVRAYEQNDSEPVNQFGFYTSRMRLYFNGSLTEPIEYSVSVNKGLGDLNLLDAYFNFNYDSRFQFRVGRFRVPYTYDWYALSNQFLPTPERSVFAINYGYNRNWALMLHGERGDEKGEYAVALSAGPRNQYYDFNADKDVLAYLNLRPLQDNEELPALKYWNVGGSMAYGIQDQAPRPRQFWTSLNATDSEGADEAAPWFLELNDDVRERGPRHLWDVHSALYYKQLTLMTGWETGYNSYSVGDDPYLRVPTHGWHAQFGYFLTGEELTRRTFVEPLHPFDLRDEKRGLGAIEVQSRYDEFTVGDEIFSGGFADRNEWTGHVKTIDSGVNWYLNKFTKIYFDWQHAMFAQPIPYRPGGMQHHSNLFWTRFQIYF
- a CDS encoding PVC-type heme-binding CxxCH protein — translated: MVNALFRHLLLALLLAQAYSQPASAESPSPVAAAAADDSIDRDYSGDLPRIAPLGPEKALESFEIEPGFALELAAAEPATTDPVALDFDEHGRMFVVEMLGYSENPDDMLGCIRVLEDADHDGRFEKSSVYAEGLAWPTAILCYDGGVFVGAPPEILYLKDADGDGRAEVRKVVFTGFGTHNVQGLLNSFRWGLDNRIHVAVSSCGADLRRGDQPDAEPLVLRGRNFSFDPKTLDIRAESGASQHGYFIDPLGREFTCNNSNHIQQIVYEDADLSRNPYLNAPSSLRSIAVEGPTADVFRISPVEPWREIRTRLRAKGIVPGIVEGGGRPAGYFTSATGVTIYTGDAWPAEYRGNAFVGDVGSNLVHRKTLESASDDIALVARRATPEREFVASKDIWFRPVQFANGPDGNLYILDMYREVIEHPDSLPPIIKQHLDLTSGRDKGRLYRTIRADRTDEQRREQYSRALPGDAKTTAELVAMLRHPNGWHRTTAARLLSRRQDLAASHELAKLLNDKAAPIEGRLLALYGLHDARQLLVSDLTTLLADADAEMREHAVRLASHRLRDHVNHSSSCPLLEEAIIAMVDDPALNVRYRVAIALGDCREPARMDALAEIAKRDVDNADMQIAVQSSLELCSDAILHKLLADQEFVSTAAGRGFLTELARQIGARGKKYELRSLARDVKAVGKLNQSLASDLLAAALRGAGGRAAEVRREMIDRVEAMEPLVEAMLASALQVAADGDAEASARVAAINQLGMGKFGTVVPLLGELIAPHQPQEVQAAALAALGGFDEQAIAEPIVAAWRGMSPALRLQGAELLLARPATAAALVAAIESEQLSPRDLDPSTTQRLTTHADAEVRERAAKALAGGVSSRADVLEAYREAPQLAGNAEQGRAIFRKNCAVCHRREGFGTEVGADLATVVTRTPEALLVNVLDPNREVDPKFIQYNIVTVDGLAHSGVVSAETASTVTLTGAEKATQTVPRADIDVMESTGLSLMPEGFEREIDVQGMADLIAYLRSEL